CGAGAAGCTCCAAGAAGAGCCGTCTGTTCTGTGAAGAGGATGACAGGCAGCTCTGTTCCAGGTCTCCTAGAAGAAGCCAGAGAGTGACAACTGTGCCCCAGGTGAGATCTTTACATTCTCCAAACTTCTTTGCAGCATGATGCCATGTTTTTTAACCTTTAGAACATAAGAGGTACAGTAAGTTTTTAATGTGAATGAAAACTAATtgcacaaacattttgtttaatctttTATGCCTTTAAACATTACCAATTCCTGCTCTCTGACTGTTTCTAAGCAGAAATTTGCAAGTGTTCCAACACCAGACAAGAAAGCTTCACAGAAGATTGGATTGCGCTTGCGAAATCTCCTGAAACTACCCAAAGCACACAAGTGGTGTATTTATGAGTGGTTTTATTCAAATATTGACAGGTAAACATGCCATTATATATAAACCGACATAAACGCATGTCTATAAGTATTTCTCTTTTAGAGTAAAGTTCTGGCCTCGTAACAAAGTGCAGttcaacttttcttttttttttttttttttttttttgtcgttccccccccccacaggccaTTATTTGAAGGAGATAACGACTTCTGTCTCTGTCTGAAGGAATCTTTTCCAAACTTAAAAACCAGAAAGCTAACCCGGGTAGAATGGGCAACAATAAGGAGACTAATGGGAAAGCCTCGACGGTGCAGTATAGACattatttatatgtaatttatataatataacTGTATACAATGTATTGACACTGTATTTTCTTAACTATAGATTGTTTTGCTGACCAAATGGTTGTTACTTTAGGAAGGTGTGCTAAGTGTCTTATTGGGACTTATTGAGATATTTGgacttttgccttttttcatgAAATGTATGATGTTTTTTCCAGAAGTAAGTAACTAACTCCTGTGTTAAGATAAATCATGGTCCCATTGTCCCACTTGAAGATCCTCACCATTCTTGTCTTCAAGCCATAACCCCATGAACTATGATATTACAAATGATTTTGCCCCCCCTTTACTAAACATACGTATGTTTCAATTTGCACTAGATGTTCGTCAGCATTCTTTGCAGAGGAGCGATcagcactgaaacagaaaaggCAGAAGATGAGGTTGCTGCAGCAGAGGAAGCTCACTGATGTGTCAAACTGCAAGGATCTGCCAGATGAAATTCCCCTGCCTTTAGTCATTGGAACAAAAGTTACTGGTAAATGGACTTGTCTCTATGGTAATGAAATGGAAGTACTTGCTGAAAGGCTTCTGCTTCACCAGCTGCAGGCCCAACTGTCATCTGTGatttattgtttgtttctgtattaTAGTCTTAAAGAATTTGTTTACACGTATCTTTCATCTTGTTTGTTATTAAAAGCTCAGAGAAATATTGatggaattttaaaattatagtaATTTCCTTTACATAATGAAGATTTTCGATCAAATAACTGTATATTTatgatatttatataaattagtCATACCCTTATGGTCTGAATAATTTCGTAATAGATTAATCACATATAGAAGAAACTGAACCTCATCACAAATACTTCATATGAGTAAGtactatatttttaattttcagtgtgaGCATTATTCCcagtgtatatttaaaataagaacTACTATAGcacaattaaaatattctttatgtaatattttatctGAATTACACCACAGTGAAGTGTCCACAATGATATCTGTTGAATTTCTGTGCTCTAGCTCGCCTTAGAGGAGTCCACGACGGCTTGTTCACAGGGCAGATTGATGCAGTAGACACGAGTGCAGCCACCTACAGAGTGACTTTTGACAGAAATGGCTTAGGAACTCACACTGTTCCTGACTATGAAGTCCTGGTGAGCTTTCacatttttgagttttttttttctttttttttttcttttcttttcagcacttGACAGTGGAGCTCAATTTCtatttgctgttttaaaattaaacaaaatggattttttttccccgacaGAGTAATGAACCCCATGAAACGATGCCAATCTCGGCTTTCGCACAGAAACAGCGGCCATCCCGGTTCCAGGGTTTCATAACCCCACCACGTGTGCCTTATCCCCCTTCAAGCCAGCTAACCATGATGGTATTGATGATTGCATTCCTTAATCTGAGCACTTTCAACAGCTCAGTACATCCTTTCATTACTCTGgaaattgcatatttaaaaGATGCTATAGCTCtcctttttctgtaaatattttttaaagttctaaatttgtttatggTATGAAATTTAAAGTAATATGCGATCATGTAagaactggaaataaaaagcattaaCTTAACAGGTGCTGGATCCTCTGGGGATGACAGAAATAAAGTATTCATAGGACAGCATTTGCACTTGTGACAGTTATCTGCAGAGGATGCAGCACTTgttatttttcttgaaatttgtCATGTTTAAAGTGATATGCCTAGTCATTCTTAGCTAACCTAGTATTCCATGctgaaatatgtgttttgtgtccTGTTGTTTTGACAGGATAGTGATCCACTGTTGGGTCAGTCACCATGGAAGAGTAAACTGTTGGGTACAGAAGCTGATACACTGGGTGGCTTCCCTATCAAGTTCCTTGTGCAAGTCGTATGTATTTCTGTTTGCTTTCCCAAGTTCTTGCTGAGatcctgttttatttctgcatcTGAGAGTTCTACAACAGCACTAAGTTAATCTGTGAACACTCTTTCCCCTTTAGACCAGATTATCAAAAATTTTAATGATTAAGAAGGAGCATATTAAACAACTGAAGGAAATGAACACAGAGGCTGAAAAGCTGGTGAGATATTTTTTGTGCTAAttcttattttaacattacTTTTGTCAATGTTGTCATTTttggggtgtgtggggggtttttttttttttttttggcagggtgatttttgggtttttgatgtgtttttattcagttttataaCACACATATCTTTTTGGCTTTCAACAGAAATCTTACTCAATGCCTATAGGGTTTGAGTTCCAGAAGAGGTATGCCACGATTGTGCTTGACCTGGAGCAACTCAATAAGGATCTGAACAAAGTCCTACATGAAGTGCAACAGTATTGTTACGAGGTGAGATATTTCCATCTCATTCGCTGGACTCCTGCCTCCCAAGGTGAAACAAAGGATTTGGGTGTTTAGATAGATGGTAATAAAATGGTTATAGATATAGTGgataaagtgtattttttttaaaaaccttagTAAATTCCATCTTACCTTCTGTTGTTGAAATTGAACAAATATTATTCTAATGACTGTTATTTATGCTTTAGGAGAACACAAGTTTGCACTGCATAGGGTTTTGTCTGTATCCTCTACAGCTAGCCCCAGAGCAGGGAATGCAACCAGCTGACAGGCCCACAGACTTGCGGCGGCGCTGTGAAGATGAGGCACAGGAGATTGTTCGAAAGGCCAACACACTCCGTGGTGGTCAGCGCTGTATCCGCAGCGAGAACCTAACTGACCTCATCTCAGGCCTTACTGCATTGCTGCTGCAGATAAAGGCAAGGCTCAGTGTCAGCCCTGCGTTTAGTACACATTCACCAGTTTACATATATGCAGTGTCATCAGCACTAATGAACTGTAAGGACTTGATGCTAGCAGTGATGATCCCTTCCCAGAAGTGCATTTGAAAAGTGTGGCAATGTTTTCATGATCCACAAACCATCTGTATCGAGTGGGTTGGTGGCATAGACTGAAAGCGTTATCAGGTTATCTTAGTGAGCGTACATGACCTTGAccaggagcaatttagaatgtGTTATGAGTTATGGAGGTAATGTACTAGAGGTATCTGAAGGTGTGCTGGGAAAAGCTAAAGCCTTGAGCTGATttttactcccaggctcttaacAAAGGAAACCTATAAAGTGagtgaatttttcagtttaaggaAAGCTGCAATGCAAGAGGATAAATGTATGGCTTTAGGGGGGAAAGAGAAGAGCTAGATATCATCAGCATAACAATGATAGGAGAACCCACGAGAAGCACTGAAGGAATCAAGCCATGtaggtggaaaagaaaaagggttCCAGCACCAAGCCCTGTGGAACGCCAACTGAGAGAAGTTGAG
This genomic window from Scleropages formosus chromosome 1, fSclFor1.1, whole genome shotgun sequence contains:
- the lin9 gene encoding protein lin-9 homolog, whose translation is MAELEQLLDESSSAKALVSLKEGSLGNTWNEKHSVPKSQNTKGRNAFSSLETPTRSSKKSRLFCEEDDRQLCSRSPRRSQRVTTVPQKFASVPTPDKKASQKIGLRLRNLLKLPKAHKWCIYEWFYSNIDRPLFEGDNDFCLCLKESFPNLKTRKLTRVEWATIRRLMGKPRRCSSAFFAEERSALKQKRQKMRLLQQRKLTDVSNCKDLPDEIPLPLVIGTKVTARLRGVHDGLFTGQIDAVDTSAATYRVTFDRNGLGTHTVPDYEVLSNEPHETMPISAFAQKQRPSRFQGFITPPRVPYPPSSQLTMMDSDPLLGQSPWKSKLLGTEADTLGGFPIKFLVQVTRLSKILMIKKEHIKQLKEMNTEAEKLKSYSMPIGFEFQKRYATIVLDLEQLNKDLNKVLHEVQQYCYELAPEQGMQPADRPTDLRRRCEDEAQEIVRKANTLRGGQRCIRSENLTDLISGLTALLLQIKCLAEGTDLNSFEFKSLTDSLNDIKNSIDNSNLSCFQNNVEIHVAHIQSGLSQMGNLHAFAANNTNRV